A region of Pyxidicoccus parkwaysis DNA encodes the following proteins:
- a CDS encoding NAD(P)-binding protein encodes MAGQKEDLPTPDPSPDRESPGRVHIYGGGIAGLTAAHELARRGFRVWLYEPAREYDETGHPERAPALGGLARSQFMHAGKGALGNFPRQGTFTSSDRYQLHYPFTPGLPPNEEGELENQSLVHNFIAWCGYFRNQGPSPGIMHIRVPRTPGFDVLGSPGNQRYSQRRDQAYRVKEYLQRAITSDERPSPYLTLERVIVVDDQEENFAEAMGEPFPPLEDKDELTLEVLHFLPGEHGFRFFPSYYRHLFSTLVETPILDDQGRPTGRRVFDNLVPSSFYGIAAKGRRIRFLRRAPSTRPFEMLQDLMDLGSSGYPATDMLQFTLRIWRYMSTCSERRKADFEGISWWEYLEGYEPKTGMRRYKYSEDFRRDMQFAPRVLAAFDGTWGDARTNGNTLAQLYLNNVLPLPKTDGTLNGPTTSAWFRPWRRYLESLGVVFSDSRLTRFELDGEGRLVAWVRPQGADTDEQDSVGQDYFGGEERVDYYVVATDAVAAEAVTAGLPTIGVIEKLRGFTTTIPANPRGPEQQQPRSASVLPGQVPWDRFQTLTGIQFFFPSSVRLAEGYLYFLDAPWGLSAINSHQYWATPPSLGQDGFGAVLSVDIGNWYVHEEGVPSPSDCSRYELAQEVWRQIRQATEQHQAPLPQARQFAFTLPEPAWYHLDRYIRFAPDDSGQEHPAENCAPYLIPIVGDWDSRPGTEPWDPLGAETVVPSDQRVPAGLWQAPHGGYPVHWDQLVFAGTYLKTFTRMTTMESANESARHAVNAILDHYLTFRQQPSEPLLRGGVGIESVPAVPEYSGQGTLTGSPEFRMTPIGEYCRIWDPEKYELPELMPLRELDAKLYASGLPHVWDVLRLEPVALPLLASLPPSGGDEALKAFLQQVRELLGALLKPLQPQPGA; translated from the coding sequence ATGGCCGGACAGAAAGAGGACCTGCCCACGCCCGACCCCTCACCCGACCGGGAAAGCCCCGGCCGCGTGCACATCTACGGCGGTGGCATCGCCGGGCTCACCGCCGCGCACGAGCTGGCCCGCCGTGGCTTCCGCGTGTGGCTCTACGAGCCCGCGCGCGAGTACGACGAGACGGGACACCCCGAGCGAGCGCCCGCGCTGGGAGGGCTGGCCCGCTCGCAGTTCATGCATGCGGGCAAGGGCGCCCTGGGAAACTTTCCGCGACAGGGGACCTTCACCTCCAGCGACCGGTACCAGCTCCACTACCCCTTCACTCCGGGCCTCCCGCCCAACGAGGAGGGGGAACTCGAGAACCAGAGCCTGGTGCATAACTTCATCGCCTGGTGCGGCTACTTCCGGAACCAGGGCCCGTCGCCCGGAATCATGCACATCCGCGTGCCGAGGACGCCGGGCTTCGATGTGCTGGGCTCGCCGGGCAACCAGCGTTACAGCCAGCGGCGCGACCAGGCGTACCGGGTGAAGGAGTACCTCCAGCGCGCCATCACCTCGGATGAGCGGCCCTCGCCCTACCTCACCCTGGAGCGCGTCATCGTCGTGGACGACCAGGAGGAGAACTTCGCCGAGGCAATGGGCGAGCCCTTCCCGCCGCTGGAGGACAAGGACGAGCTGACGCTGGAGGTGCTGCACTTCCTGCCCGGCGAGCACGGCTTCCGCTTCTTCCCCTCGTACTACCGCCACCTCTTCTCCACCCTGGTGGAGACGCCCATCCTCGATGACCAGGGCCGGCCCACCGGCCGCCGCGTCTTCGACAACCTCGTCCCCTCCAGCTTCTATGGCATCGCCGCCAAGGGGCGACGCATCCGCTTCCTCCGCCGCGCGCCGTCCACGCGTCCCTTCGAGATGCTCCAGGACCTGATGGACCTCGGGTCCTCCGGCTACCCCGCCACCGACATGCTCCAGTTCACCCTGCGCATCTGGCGGTACATGAGCACCTGCTCGGAGCGCAGGAAGGCCGACTTCGAGGGCATCTCCTGGTGGGAATACCTGGAGGGCTACGAGCCGAAGACGGGCATGCGCCGCTACAAGTACAGCGAGGACTTCCGGCGCGACATGCAGTTCGCCCCGCGCGTGCTCGCCGCCTTCGATGGCACGTGGGGCGACGCGCGGACCAATGGCAATACCCTCGCGCAGCTCTACCTGAACAACGTCCTGCCGCTGCCGAAGACGGATGGCACCCTCAACGGGCCCACGACCTCCGCGTGGTTCCGTCCCTGGCGCCGCTACCTGGAGTCGCTGGGCGTCGTGTTCAGCGACTCGAGGTTGACGCGGTTCGAGCTCGATGGCGAGGGCCGCCTCGTGGCGTGGGTGCGCCCCCAGGGCGCTGACACCGACGAGCAGGACTCCGTCGGGCAGGACTACTTCGGCGGCGAGGAACGGGTGGACTACTACGTCGTGGCCACGGACGCGGTGGCCGCGGAGGCGGTGACGGCGGGGCTGCCGACCATCGGCGTCATCGAGAAGCTGCGCGGCTTCACCACCACGATTCCGGCCAACCCGCGCGGGCCCGAGCAGCAGCAGCCACGAAGCGCGAGTGTGCTTCCAGGTCAGGTGCCGTGGGACCGCTTCCAGACGCTCACCGGCATCCAGTTCTTCTTCCCCTCCTCCGTCCGCCTCGCCGAGGGCTACCTCTATTTCCTCGACGCTCCCTGGGGCCTGTCCGCCATCAACAGCCACCAGTACTGGGCCACGCCGCCCTCGCTCGGGCAGGACGGCTTCGGCGCGGTGCTCAGCGTGGACATCGGCAACTGGTACGTGCACGAGGAGGGAGTGCCGAGCCCCTCGGACTGCTCGCGCTACGAGCTTGCGCAGGAGGTGTGGCGGCAGATTCGCCAGGCCACCGAGCAGCACCAGGCACCGCTCCCCCAGGCCCGCCAGTTCGCGTTCACCCTGCCGGAGCCGGCCTGGTACCACCTGGACCGCTACATCCGCTTCGCGCCCGACGACAGCGGCCAGGAGCACCCGGCGGAGAACTGCGCGCCGTACCTCATCCCCATCGTCGGCGACTGGGACAGCAGGCCCGGCACCGAGCCGTGGGACCCGCTCGGGGCGGAGACAGTCGTCCCTTCGGACCAGCGGGTTCCCGCCGGACTGTGGCAGGCCCCACACGGCGGCTATCCGGTGCACTGGGACCAGCTCGTCTTCGCGGGGACGTACCTCAAGACCTTCACGCGCATGACGACCATGGAGTCCGCCAACGAGTCCGCGCGCCACGCCGTCAACGCCATCCTCGACCATTACCTGACCTTCAGACAGCAGCCGTCGGAGCCGCTGCTGCGGGGCGGCGTGGGAATCGAGTCGGTGCCCGCCGTGCCCGAGTACAGCGGCCAGGGCACGCTCACCGGCTCGCCCGAGTTCCGGATGACGCCCATTGGCGAGTACTGCCGCATCTGGGACCCGGAGAAGTACGAGCTGCCCGAGTTGATGCCACTGCGCGAGCTGGACGCGAAGCTCTACGCCTCGGGGCTGCCGCACGTCTGGGACGTGCTGCGACTGGAGCCCGTGGCCCTGCCCCTGCTCGCGTCCCTCCCGCCGTCGGGAGGTGACGAGGCATTGAAGGCCTTCCTCCAGCAGGTGCGCGAGCTGTTGGGCGCGCTGCTGAAGCCGCTCCAGCCGCAACCCGGGGCCTGA
- a CDS encoding NAD(P)-binding protein, which produces MSEENPAPVRRGPARVHIYGGGITGLTAAHELARRGFRVRIYEPAQEYDELGRPEAGPPVTVDGSTNLAAGGRTRSQLLRVSKGAPGNFPGDDRLTTSDAYRYAYDFTGDWRGPGYSLRPDAIFEFLSQSYLHPGSAFPGVLLIRHRGLVAQVTPSRETAANKLHDIVTREFMWPTTLEPTLKLGIGPLTPDRVHTSGDEEDRFAETIGQPFPPLEDKDELMLEVVHFLPGEHRFRIIPSSSRHLFSTLEETPILDDAGSPTGRRLSDNLVPVRIRNLSTRAEDDAAPDAVRLTLRLWRYLSTCSERRKTECEGLSWREYLEGPEKQADAEDEDFRRRLRFASGLPESLDVDWGDARTLGNTFVQRYLDRVRPRERMDCTLNGPATPAWLRPWRNYLAKHLRVEFFRGELTRLAFEEGRLVPYATGTIGPEGGEQDEKPDMGAWVLFMLTEEPVDYHIVATDAFTAERVTEGLPRIGVIKGLHGFSTRTPANPRGTELEQRRPKRVLPGHVPWDRFQTRTGVQFFFSTSVRLVEGCLNLTDTPWALSVLNSDRYQALSPTLARDGYTSVLSVDIGRWYIHEQGVLQPSECSRHELAHEVWRQLREALGSALPEPGWYHVDHLLQFEMPPHAGSERAVANLAPYLVPRVGDWERRPGPEPWNPLAPPRPEGSPPKLPKGVWQASHGGYPVHWDKLLFAGPYLRTFSRTDSMEAANESARHAVNALLDHYVAHAGQGSETSRDAARTAPCGDDGPSSPAAPMTPVGEYCRIWDPERHELPELEPLRELDAKLYAAGLPHVWDVLQLEPLALPLLEAAEPADDARALRSFVERVRGPLEAMVDMV; this is translated from the coding sequence ATGTCCGAGGAGAACCCCGCTCCCGTCCGCAGGGGCCCGGCCCGGGTCCACATCTATGGCGGAGGCATCACCGGGCTGACGGCCGCGCACGAGCTGGCCCGCCGCGGCTTCCGCGTCCGCATCTACGAGCCGGCCCAGGAGTACGACGAGCTGGGCCGACCCGAGGCGGGCCCCCCGGTCACCGTGGACGGGTCCACCAACCTGGCTGCGGGAGGAAGGACCCGCTCACAGCTCCTGCGCGTCAGCAAGGGCGCACCGGGAAACTTCCCCGGAGACGACCGGCTCACCACGAGCGACGCCTACCGCTACGCCTACGACTTCACGGGTGACTGGAGAGGGCCAGGCTACAGCCTGCGGCCGGACGCGATTTTCGAGTTCCTGTCGCAGAGCTACCTCCACCCCGGCAGCGCGTTTCCCGGCGTCCTCCTCATCCGCCATCGAGGGTTGGTGGCGCAGGTCACGCCGTCGCGAGAGACCGCCGCGAACAAGCTGCATGACATCGTGACGCGCGAATTCATGTGGCCGACCACGCTGGAGCCCACACTGAAGCTGGGCATCGGGCCCCTGACACCGGACCGGGTCCACACCTCGGGCGACGAAGAGGACCGCTTCGCGGAGACAATCGGGCAGCCCTTCCCACCGCTGGAGGACAAGGACGAGCTGATGCTGGAGGTGGTGCACTTCCTGCCCGGCGAACATCGCTTCCGCATCATCCCCTCCTCCTCGCGCCACCTCTTTTCCACCCTGGAGGAGACGCCCATCCTCGATGACGCGGGCAGTCCCACCGGGCGCCGCCTGTCCGACAACCTGGTGCCCGTCCGCATCCGGAACCTCTCCACCCGGGCGGAGGACGACGCGGCCCCGGACGCCGTCCGGCTCACGTTGCGCCTCTGGCGCTACCTGAGCACCTGCTCCGAGCGCAGGAAGACCGAGTGCGAGGGCCTCTCCTGGCGTGAGTACCTGGAGGGCCCCGAGAAGCAGGCGGACGCGGAGGATGAGGACTTCCGACGGCGCCTGCGCTTCGCCTCCGGGCTCCCGGAGTCCCTCGACGTGGACTGGGGCGACGCGCGCACCCTGGGCAACACCTTTGTCCAGCGCTACCTCGACAGGGTGCGCCCGCGCGAACGGATGGACTGCACGCTGAACGGGCCCGCCACCCCCGCGTGGCTCCGCCCCTGGCGCAACTATCTCGCGAAGCACCTGCGGGTGGAGTTCTTCCGGGGCGAGCTGACCCGGCTCGCGTTCGAGGAGGGCCGCCTCGTTCCATACGCCACCGGGACCATCGGTCCGGAGGGTGGTGAGCAGGACGAGAAGCCGGACATGGGCGCGTGGGTGCTGTTCATGCTGACCGAGGAGCCCGTGGACTACCACATCGTGGCCACCGACGCCTTCACGGCGGAACGAGTGACCGAGGGCCTGCCGCGCATCGGTGTCATCAAGGGACTGCATGGCTTCTCCACGCGAACGCCGGCCAACCCGCGAGGCACCGAGCTGGAGCAACGCCGCCCGAAGCGGGTGCTCCCCGGCCACGTGCCGTGGGACCGCTTCCAGACGCGCACCGGCGTGCAGTTCTTCTTCTCCACCTCCGTGCGCCTCGTCGAGGGCTGCCTCAATCTCACCGACACGCCGTGGGCACTGTCCGTCCTCAACAGCGACCGGTACCAGGCCCTGTCCCCCACACTGGCCCGGGATGGCTACACCTCGGTGCTCAGCGTGGACATCGGCCGCTGGTACATCCACGAGCAAGGGGTATTGCAGCCCTCGGAGTGCTCCCGCCATGAGCTGGCCCATGAGGTCTGGCGGCAGCTCCGCGAAGCTCTCGGCTCCGCCCTCCCGGAGCCGGGCTGGTACCACGTGGACCATCTCCTCCAATTCGAGATGCCTCCGCACGCCGGCAGCGAGCGTGCCGTCGCGAACCTGGCCCCATACCTCGTTCCCCGCGTGGGGGATTGGGAGCGCCGGCCCGGCCCCGAGCCGTGGAACCCGCTGGCTCCGCCCCGCCCCGAGGGCTCGCCGCCGAAGCTTCCCAAGGGCGTCTGGCAGGCCTCGCATGGCGGCTATCCCGTGCACTGGGATAAGCTCCTCTTCGCGGGCCCGTACCTCAGGACCTTCAGCCGCACGGACTCCATGGAGGCGGCGAACGAGTCCGCGCGGCACGCGGTGAATGCCCTCCTCGACCACTACGTGGCCCACGCCGGACAGGGGAGCGAAACATCGCGAGATGCCGCCCGGACGGCTCCATGCGGGGACGACGGCCCGAGCTCACCCGCGGCCCCCATGACGCCGGTGGGCGAGTACTGCCGCATCTGGGACCCGGAGCGGCACGAGCTGCCGGAGCTCGAGCCCCTGCGCGAGCTGGACGCGAAGCTCTACGCCGCCGGACTGCCTCATGTCTGGGACGTGCTGCAGCTGGAGCCCCTGGCCCTGCCACTACTCGAAGCAGCGGAGCCAGCGGACGATGCCCGGGCCCTGCGCTCCTTCGTGGAGCGGGTGCGCGGGCCGCTGGAGGCGATGGTGGACATGGTCTGA
- a CDS encoding serine/threonine-protein kinase, whose protein sequence is MAEDSGSRSGLPAHLRPFARSTRFRLLGRMGEGGMGTVFRVHDRELRRDVALKVMRQSGPSALHALKREFRSRAGLSHPHLVQFHDLLVGEDYCCFSMELVEGRDFLSWVRPGLPRSRRLPPAPHGAGVVLSEVAALPPEVASRLRAALVQLVRGLQALHRSGLVHRDIKPANVLVAPDGRVVIVDFGLATELLSGPLSRGGSSAAGTLPYMAPEQLQGGPLTPASDLYAVGLVLYEALTGFRPFRDETAYFLTGDTELLLQRRRAEPPPDPRRLAPGIPDDLAEVAMGLLSLAPGARPDAAALLARLTRELPEADARPWDADAFFGPAQASFVGRAAELAVLDDALRAVTRRGEQVTVDVHGPSGIGKSTLVREFLRRQGAPLVLKGRCHPREVVAYLALDPIIDALALHLSTLRGEEQEALVPEHAHALVRLFPVLGRVPALRDAPVPASLPADVELSRLGAEALRELVIRLTRTTPVVVWIDDAHWGDADSVRLMGQLLREPAPPSLLLVLTRREGAERVTCPAGGLGVPASRIRDLPLGPLSTGEAKVLAKQLLEGTPVSAEDLRSLAGQAAGSPFVVGEVARYFAAATRQGTAPDVTAPLDIQRVLAERLRALPPPQRALVELAAVAGVPVHRDVLLAGVGLDAGSRPLVAVLCDASLLRLGNGEHAAAATTYHDRTREAALALLGTASRARRHQSLAEALERSGSENWELLMSQWEGAGEPGRAGPYAVRAADRAAHALAFEHAARLYEQGLALLGAEADRPSLLQRLGDALANLGRRADAATRYLEAAAALGDSDAERVRTLKRHAAEQSIQCGRVDAGWRLLRTVLAEVGVPLPRSRRHALLSATWHRLRFLHSHREPRARAVSQVPDSERPELEALWAAACSFAQVDHVLADAFRMRYLRRVLEVGDASSVCRALSYEASMEAHLKGGWMDRHSLKLLTQAERLARWTGNACDEGWTLLGRATRAFTHGEWVEAVDTAERGESVLRERCTGVSWELDMLVAYHHGALALRGEVLRLGARLARHLEDSTRRGDVFGIIESCLGDCVLPWLARGEGSRAWRLAGEALETLERGFAPSGAGEACGVGHSHRVSYCLLLAHVHTALFEDHPWTAWREVQSRWDGLYRATPSLRFYDAHVRHARARVALAAAEQLAPRQSPPADVEARWTRRALLLDAKDQARRIGGEALPMAGPVAALVRAGVARLEGDVEAARALLVEAVAGFGHADMALHREAARYALGVLMGGPEGALYRQQAESWMREQGVVAPRALAATLAPGLGIPPR, encoded by the coding sequence ATGGCCGAGGACTCGGGTTCCAGGAGCGGATTGCCAGCGCACCTGCGGCCCTTCGCGCGCAGCACGCGCTTCCGCTTGTTGGGGCGCATGGGCGAGGGTGGCATGGGCACCGTGTTTCGCGTCCATGACCGCGAGCTGCGGCGCGACGTGGCCCTCAAGGTGATGCGCCAGTCCGGCCCCTCCGCGCTCCACGCCCTCAAGCGCGAGTTCCGCTCGCGCGCCGGGCTCAGCCATCCGCACCTCGTCCAGTTCCACGACCTCCTCGTCGGCGAGGACTACTGCTGCTTCAGCATGGAGCTGGTGGAGGGAAGGGACTTCCTCTCCTGGGTCCGGCCCGGGCTGCCCCGCTCGCGGCGGCTGCCGCCCGCGCCCCACGGTGCTGGCGTCGTGCTGTCGGAGGTGGCCGCGCTGCCGCCCGAGGTCGCCTCGCGCCTGCGCGCCGCGCTGGTGCAGCTCGTCCGCGGGCTCCAGGCGCTGCACCGGTCCGGGCTCGTCCACCGCGACATCAAGCCGGCCAACGTGCTCGTCGCGCCGGATGGACGCGTCGTCATCGTCGACTTCGGCCTGGCCACGGAGCTGCTCTCGGGGCCGCTGTCGCGAGGTGGCTCCTCCGCCGCCGGCACGCTGCCCTACATGGCACCCGAGCAGCTCCAGGGCGGGCCGCTCACGCCGGCCTCGGACCTGTATGCGGTGGGGCTGGTGCTGTACGAGGCGCTCACCGGCTTCCGCCCCTTCCGCGACGAGACGGCCTACTTCCTCACGGGCGACACGGAGTTGCTGCTCCAGCGCCGCCGCGCCGAGCCTCCGCCGGACCCGCGTCGGCTCGCGCCCGGCATCCCCGATGACCTGGCCGAGGTGGCCATGGGGCTGCTGTCCCTCGCGCCCGGTGCGCGGCCGGATGCCGCCGCGCTGCTGGCCCGGCTGACGCGTGAGCTGCCCGAGGCGGACGCGCGGCCCTGGGACGCGGACGCCTTCTTCGGGCCCGCGCAGGCCTCCTTCGTGGGCAGGGCCGCCGAGCTGGCCGTCCTGGACGACGCGCTCCGCGCCGTCACGCGCCGGGGCGAGCAGGTCACCGTGGACGTCCACGGGCCCTCCGGCATCGGCAAGTCCACGCTGGTGCGCGAGTTCCTCCGGCGCCAGGGCGCGCCGCTCGTCCTCAAGGGGCGCTGCCACCCGCGCGAGGTGGTGGCCTATCTCGCGCTGGACCCCATCATCGACGCGCTGGCGCTGCACCTCTCCACGCTGAGGGGCGAGGAGCAGGAGGCGCTCGTCCCGGAGCACGCGCACGCGCTGGTGCGCCTGTTCCCCGTGCTGGGGCGGGTGCCCGCGCTACGAGACGCGCCCGTGCCCGCCTCGCTCCCCGCGGACGTGGAGTTGAGCCGCCTGGGCGCCGAGGCGTTGAGGGAGCTCGTCATCCGCCTCACGCGCACCACGCCCGTGGTGGTGTGGATTGACGACGCGCACTGGGGAGACGCGGACTCGGTGCGGTTGATGGGGCAGCTCTTGCGCGAGCCCGCTCCGCCCTCGCTCCTGCTGGTGCTCACCCGGCGCGAAGGGGCCGAGCGTGTCACGTGTCCGGCGGGAGGCCTGGGCGTGCCCGCGTCGCGCATCCGCGACCTGCCGCTGGGGCCCCTGTCCACGGGCGAGGCGAAGGTGCTCGCGAAGCAGCTGCTGGAGGGCACGCCGGTGAGCGCGGAGGACCTGCGCTCGCTGGCCGGACAGGCGGCGGGCAGCCCCTTCGTCGTGGGCGAGGTGGCCCGGTACTTCGCGGCCGCCACCCGCCAGGGCACGGCGCCGGACGTCACCGCACCGCTCGACATCCAGCGGGTGCTGGCCGAGCGGCTGCGTGCACTCCCGCCTCCGCAGCGCGCGCTGGTGGAGCTGGCCGCCGTGGCCGGCGTGCCGGTGCATCGCGACGTGCTGCTGGCCGGAGTGGGGCTCGACGCGGGAAGCCGCCCGCTCGTGGCCGTGCTCTGCGATGCGTCGCTGCTGCGGCTCGGCAACGGTGAGCACGCCGCGGCCGCGACGACGTACCACGACCGCACCCGGGAGGCGGCGCTCGCGCTCCTGGGCACTGCTTCGCGCGCGCGGCGGCACCAGTCACTGGCCGAGGCGCTGGAGCGCTCCGGCTCCGAGAACTGGGAGCTGCTCATGTCCCAGTGGGAGGGCGCGGGCGAGCCGGGGCGCGCGGGCCCCTACGCGGTGCGCGCCGCCGACCGCGCCGCGCATGCCCTGGCCTTCGAGCATGCCGCGCGGCTGTACGAGCAGGGACTCGCGCTGCTGGGCGCCGAGGCGGACCGGCCCTCGCTGTTGCAGCGCCTGGGCGACGCGCTCGCCAACCTGGGCCGGCGCGCGGACGCGGCGACGCGCTACCTGGAGGCCGCGGCTGCACTCGGGGACTCCGACGCGGAGCGGGTGCGCACGCTGAAGCGCCACGCGGCCGAGCAGTCCATCCAGTGCGGCCGGGTGGACGCGGGCTGGCGACTCTTGCGCACCGTGCTCGCGGAGGTGGGCGTGCCCCTGCCTCGCTCGCGGCGGCATGCGCTGCTGTCGGCCACGTGGCACCGGCTCCGCTTCCTCCACTCGCACCGGGAGCCCCGGGCTCGCGCGGTCAGCCAGGTGCCCGACTCGGAGCGTCCCGAGCTGGAGGCGCTGTGGGCCGCGGCGTGCAGCTTCGCGCAGGTGGACCACGTGCTCGCGGATGCGTTCCGCATGCGTTACCTGCGCCGCGTGCTGGAGGTGGGGGACGCCTCCTCCGTGTGCCGGGCACTGTCGTACGAGGCCTCCATGGAGGCGCACCTCAAGGGCGGCTGGATGGACCGGCACTCGCTGAAGCTGCTCACGCAGGCGGAGCGGCTGGCGCGCTGGACGGGCAACGCCTGCGACGAGGGTTGGACGCTGCTGGGCCGCGCCACGCGCGCCTTCACTCACGGCGAGTGGGTGGAGGCGGTGGACACCGCCGAGCGGGGCGAGTCCGTCCTCCGCGAGCGGTGCACCGGTGTCTCGTGGGAACTGGACATGCTCGTGGCCTACCACCACGGCGCGCTGGCCCTGCGCGGTGAAGTGCTGCGGCTCGGAGCGCGGCTGGCGCGGCACCTGGAGGACTCCACGCGGCGCGGGGACGTGTTCGGCATCATCGAGAGCTGCCTCGGGGACTGCGTCCTGCCGTGGCTCGCGCGCGGCGAGGGCTCGCGGGCGTGGAGGCTCGCGGGCGAGGCGCTGGAGACGCTGGAGCGGGGCTTTGCTCCCTCCGGAGCCGGCGAGGCGTGCGGCGTGGGGCACTCGCACCGCGTGAGCTACTGCCTCCTGCTGGCCCACGTGCACACCGCGCTGTTCGAGGACCATCCCTGGACGGCGTGGCGGGAGGTCCAGTCGCGGTGGGACGGCCTGTACCGCGCCACGCCGTCGCTGCGCTTCTACGACGCGCACGTGCGGCACGCGCGGGCCCGGGTCGCGCTCGCGGCGGCGGAGCAGCTCGCGCCACGGCAGTCGCCTCCGGCGGACGTGGAGGCGCGCTGGACGCGGCGCGCGCTGCTGCTGGACGCGAAGGACCAGGCCCGCCGCATCGGGGGTGAGGCGCTGCCGATGGCCGGGCCCGTGGCCGCGCTGGTGCGCGCGGGCGTGGCCCGGCTCGAAGGCGACGTGGAGGCGGCGCGGGCGTTGCTGGTCGAGGCCGTGGCGGGCTTCGGGCACGCGGACATGGCACTCCACCGGGAGGCCGCGCGGTATGCGCTGGGCGTGCTCATGGGCGGGCCGGAGGGCGCGCTGTACCGGCAGCAGGCCGAGTCATGGATGCGCGAGCAGGGCGTGGTGGCCCCGAGGGCCCTGGCGGCCACGCTGGCGCCCGGCCTGGGCATTCCTCCGCGCTGA